Part of the Muntiacus reevesi chromosome 8, mMunRee1.1, whole genome shotgun sequence genome is shown below.
caatagtgtatatgtgttaatcccaatctctgAGTTCACCCCACCcatttcccccttggtatccataggtttgttctctgtgtctgtggactACACTTAAACTACTGCACTGGATACTAGCCATCCTCTTTTAGACGCATGCTAATTTACTCAGGGGACCATATTAAACTAGCATGTCTCCAAAAGGAGGAAGCAACCTGAACAGTGAGAGGTTAGAAAATATGTTATGTGAGGAAtggtttaaagaaataattaagctCATGTGATTGGGTTGGAGAAGAGTGGCCATCTTATGGTAGAGCACAAAGTGCTTTAGTCTGAGACTGAAGAAACCTACTAGAAGGGAGTACTGCTGAGAAGGTCAGCTCCTCTGCCCTCAAGACACCTAGAATTCCCTTGTTTCCCTCAGGTCTTCTGGGGAACAGGCCAGGGAGGAAGGGCGATTGCTAGTGATCCCTTGTAGAGCCTGTTCTGCCATTTATCAGTAAGCCTCTTCCCTtcatctttataatttttatgatgaTCTCATATCTACGTTGAGGTTTTAAAAATCGTATGATCCTAACATTCTGTAGAAGGAAGACTGGATTTGCAGCACTAGAACCAAGAGGTAAAACCTATAATAGGGCAGATTACAGAATAATGTAAGAacgagaaaaaaaataaaaaataaaaagagctttTCTTACTGAAATTACGTGTTAAGAGCCAGCTGGGTTACCGGACACTGGAGTTATTCAAGCAGAGGCTGATGACCAATTGTCGGGAGACTGAAGGAATTCCTGTGCTGGGTGGGACCTAGGTCCTGTCCAATTCTCAGCTCCTATGATTCATTCTGCTGGCTGCTCTTACAGACTCCCCACCCGCTATTCGAATACCCTTTGAAGCTGTCCGCTTCTCACTTCCATCTCTTTCCCAGGAGCAGACCAAGGCACAGGACGTTCTGGGAACCACGACCCTTCTTCTGGAGGCAGTGATGGCAGCGCGGGGACAGCTGGGCCCCACTTGCCTCTCATCCCTCCTGGTGCAGCTTTCTGGGCAGGTCCGCCTCCTTCTTGGGGCCCTGCAGGGCCTCCTAGGAACCCAGGTAAGTCCCCAGTCAAGGGAATTAGAGAATATTTCTTTTCTGACTCAGTCCCCTTAGAAAATTATGGAAATCCTGAGGGTGGAAGAGCTGACCTGCTAAGGAGTGCATCCTCCCAGTCACAAAGCCTGGGTTCTGGCACCTTATCTTCCCCATGTAGACAGGCAGGCATGATATCTGGCCAGGTCTCTGGCCTCAGGCCCACCCTCTGCCCTCAGCTTCCTCCACAGGGCAGGACCACAGCTCACAGGGATCCCAGTGCCATCTTCCTGAGCTTCCAACAGCTGCTCCGAGGAAAGGTGCGCTTCCTGCTGCTTGTAGTGGGGCCCACCCTCTGTGCCAAGTGGACCCCACCCACCACAGCTGTCCCGGGCAGCATCTCTCCATTGCTCACACTGAACAAGCTCCCAAACAGGACTTCTGGATTGCTGGAGACCAACTCCAGTGTCTCAGCCAGAACTACTGGCTTTGGACTTCTGAACAGGCTGCAAGGATTCAGAGCCAAGATTCCTGGTCTGCTGAACCAAACCTCCAGGTCCTTAGGCCAAATCCCTGGACACCTGAATGGGACACAAGGACCCTTAAGTGGAATTCACGGACTCTTTCCTGGGCCCTCACCCAGGGCCCTAGGAACCCCAGATATTCCTCTGGGAACTTCAGACATGGGCTCCCTGCCACCCTACCTCCAGCCTGGAGATTCTTCTTCCCCAGCCCCTCCTTCCCCTGGACAATACACACTCTTCTCTCCTTCGCCCACCTCACCCATCCCCATGGTCCAGCTCCAATCCCTGCTTCCTGACCCCTCAGCCATCACACCCAACTCTTCTAGTTCTCTTCTAGTTGCAGCCCGCTCTCACTTCCAGAATCTGTCTCAGGAAGAGTAAGGTACTCAGCACTGCCAACATCAGCCTTCTCGTACAGTCCTCTTACTTGTAGGAGAGGCCCTGGGAGACAACTGCAgctatacaggcatacctcattttattgctctTTGTAGATACTGTATTTTTTACAGAttggtttgtggcaaccctgtgttgtcagatgatggttagcattttttagcaataaagtattttttaatgaaggtaTGTGCATTGCTTTTTTAGACTTGATGCTATTATACACTTAATAGACCACAGTATCATGGAAACATGACTTTTACATGCAGtaagaaaccaaaaacaaattgTGTGATTTGCCTCCTTGTGATAGTCACTTTATTGTAGTGGTCTAGAACTGAATCCACAATATCCACAAGGTATGCCTTTATCAGATTTCCTGCTTTCACCTGAAACCCAAAGTCCTGGTGAAGGGGGacatgcaggacagaaaaagtataattttttacTATATGCCAAAAAACTtcaaaagctattttttaaaaccatcaaTACTATTTACCAGAGCAGTTAGTTATCTCTGGTCTATTTTCTGCACAAATTTACAACTTACtaattctctgtatatttttcatGTGATAATTCTGCAAAGGCCTGACCTGGCCTGGCTTCTCAACAGAGGTAGAACTTATCTCCGAGGAAAAAAGCATGTGTTTTCTGCTCAGAACTAAGGTTAGTCTCTCTACTCTCTTTACTATCATTTTTAATGGAGCTCTGATCCCCTTTTTTTAGGAGACCCTTACTCTTGAGAAATGAATGCGAGGTCTCTCAGTAAAGTTCCTCCATAACAGACAAAACTGAGAGGAATTAAATAATGAAGAAACGAGAGGACCCAAAGCTACCTGAAAAGCGAAGGGAAGATGTTCTTCTCGTGGGCAacagatccccccccccccccccgagagaAGCTAACAGGAAGCTCTGGAGAGCCTTACACCCCAGGTAAAGTTGTACAGATGGGGTCAGTCAAGACGAGATGAGACTTGGATGTGACAGCTGAGCAAACAGCCAGCGCTTCAGCAGCTCAGCAGGAAGCTTCGCCAGGCGCGggttcctgcctccctcctgtgGAGGTCAGGGGGAAATGCAGGAAGTGGCTTGAGTCAGTCTCCTAGGGCTCACACAGCAGGAGGGGCAAGTACAAGTCAAGTGCAAGTTGAAGGCTCATTTCCCAATTCCCAGAAGTATATAGTATCTGAAAAGCAAACCTGTGTGACCACCATAAACTCTGCCTGGGGGTGTCTAGAAAAGAAGGTAAGTTTATGGGGCTTTTTGAATGTCACCTTGGTACTTAGGAAGAGGTTTATATTGCCCCAAACACTCCATTGCAAAGGTCAACACTACCTTCAGAGGCTCCTGTAGGAAAGCTATTGGAAGTCTTTCCCCTCCCACTTCAACTCCCCAAAAGACAGCAAAAGCTACCATTAGGTAGAGGAGCAAGAAACCTAGGGTTCCAAACACCACAAAAACCCCAGGGTCATTAAAGGCATTCCAAAACAATAGAGTGAAAGCCATCATGTCGGGAACTTAATGCACATTACCTTTAACACTCACACATCCCTATAAGGTAGGTTATTAACATCTCTGCTTTACAGACGAGGAGCAAGTTCCCAGCGGTTTCATAGCCTGTGAGCAGGAAAAGAAACACCCTACGCTGACTTAGTCTGGAGCCCAAATGCTCCCCAGTGTGGTACACTGTCCAATGTATCAGTATCTCTATTTATCAGAAGAAATTTCCAAGTCCTTAGAGAGTACACATCAACAGCTAAATGAGTTCTGAGTAGAAAACCAAAGCTCTTGGTGGGGTGACCAATTTAGGCATCTCCAGatgttccccccacccctccacatcATGAACAGAATAGTTGCCatggagaaaaaaatcaacaaacgcACAAAGCTCAAAAGTGCCATCCAAATCTCAGATGGTGACAATTTCTGCATAGAAGAGAATCAGTTTATCCACACTACAAATTCCAATGTGGAGTCAAGGGAATGGTAAGCGGAAATTCTGATTTACTGAAATATTAAAGGAGGTTAAATCTAACGATCAAATGAAACACTTTATGGTACATGAAAGCCAGCACCCCGTACATGACACGCGAAAGGGACCgaaaacaaagaaaagttttCAGCACGGTCAGCTGAGAGACAAAAGATGGCAAGACTACAAAAAGTACACAGCCAGAAAGCTCCAGACATCCAGGGCTGGCATCTGACTTACCCTGGGGCAAATGCAAACAACTCATGGGCTGCTCCAGTGTAAACTAACTTGCCTCTATTGAACTTCTAACCCGTCATTCTATCTGGCTGATTCTGTCCCTTCCTCCTTTTacagaaatgacaaaaaattGTTACAACGAGGACACTCTTTATCTCTATTCAACTGTATGCCAGCTCTCTATCTTCTGCCACCCCAGGGCGACTAGGACAGTCTGCTACCCAACAAACCATTATTGGTAATTAGGTTCCCTTTCTCACCTAAATCCATCTTGTTCCAATCCCTACAAAAACAAATTTGACTGCACAGAAAAGGTTCTAGGATTCCATAAAAATTCACCCCAACTCAATTCAAGTCCTatttccctctcccctcactctcccccaccccacagtaaagcaaaagaaacatcttttctccaccaccaccaccctgcccATCCCCCACCCGCCTTCAGAGGCCATACATTTTCAACCCATTTCTCTAATACTATTTCTAACACCTTCAGTAAAGACCTGAAAACGATGGGGAAGGAAATACCCCAGGCATCCCAGCGGGATGACCAGCTCCCATGGCAAAACTGGGAGATCAAAAGAGACAACAGCTTAATACACACAATCTTTCTGAATTGTTACCCTGAACTTCCCAGGGGAAATCAGGGTCCCATGTACTTTCGGAAACCACAAATGCCAGGCCGAAGACTGAGCTCAGATGCTGTAATCCTTGCAAGCATCACCACTGCCTCAACTTTGCTCTCCCCACTACTGTTAAATTAGTGACTGCAGTCAGGCTACTGTATTGTTCAAGGCACTGGCACTGAACTGCCAACCTAATTGGTATTGCTGCCCTGTCCATTTCACTGGTGTGTGTGGCAGCTCTCTGTCCAGTGTCACTGGTGAAAACCACCGCCCCTTACCCTCCCTCCAGGTCACCACTAGAATGTAGAGCAGAGATAGCTCATCGGCCTGCTCCCACACCCACCAGATCGTTCCTCCTCCCCTCTTCAGAGACCCCATGTTTGTGTCTAAAAGCTTCATCTCAAAGCTTCCATAAAAATGATGAATGCTTCCAGGCTATGCAGGCAACACAGTCAAGTCAACGTGATCTGACTTCCTGAGAGACTGAAAGTGTTGGAAGAACACAAGCAAGCCTCCTTGCCTATTCAAAGTTCTATGCCAAATGGGTGGTGCCCTCAGGAGCCAAAAGCACACTTTCTCTCCCATACAGAAAATCACCTTGGAGGGGAAATGTTGGGGATGGTCAGCCAGGAGCCTGAAATAATCCTGAACCCAGATACTGAAAGGTTGGGATAGATCCTGTATTGACACGTGATCATCTGGCTGTGGGCCATAAACATAATGCAGCACAAGCAAGTTGAAAAAAAcgattttaaaatgggaaaaggccttttttaaaaaggaaggaaaaagagtttgaaaaagtaaagtttaatttaaaaaatcatgtaaatAAAACAGCTATTGATTCATCTTAAGCTCTCCCAATGGGTCTTTCACAGGCAAGTCAGTTTCCCAGAGTCCAGACCTCTTAAAGATGCACCCACAGTGGACAGAGAGCCAGCCCTGTGTGAACAGGTGAACAACAGCAACTGCTATTCGGGCTTGAACTAACATCCAAgacctgagtgactaagcagcaagGCTAGCTTCCTGGGTGGTTCAGAAGGCGAGTTTCTTCATGAGCAGATACACTCTGGAGTCCACTTCAAATCCATGCAGGTTGTTGGCATCACCCTGCAGCCTCATGAGCAGGCCCCCATAGGACACGTAGGCAGAGCTGAAACAGAAGACCCAGTCCCGTGAGTCTGACTGCCAGAGCTAAAACTGCTACTCAGCTGCTCTCCATGCCAGCCTAAGAAAAAAAGGCAGCCTTCTAGAGTTCTGTCATTAGGAACCAAATTGCACAGATATGTGCAAGGCAGTGTTTTTTATATCAGAAAGGTGGAAAATACTCCATGCCCAGAATAAGGGAAATGGTCAAATCAATTAAGATACATCCATTTACTGGAATGTTACACAGCTATAAAAATgttcaggaatttaaaaaaaaaatgtttaggaaAAGCTTTAAACTGACATGAAGAAACATGTTTTACATAACATTAAGcaaatgaaacagaacaaaacattGTAATAAACAACATGATctcaaagaaaaaagtacataggaaaagaaaacttAGAATATTCAAGAATGTTTATGTAGAAGATTCCCTCTGGTTATAGAATTATAGgtgacttttttccttcttcatattacttttctgcttttcaaatttcTTGCAAAGGGCACATATTGTTTTAATAaggttttaaagaaaaggaaaaaatagttgGGCAGAGAAACCAAAGAACTAGGGATTGGATTGCAGAGTagcaaagcacacacacacacacacaaacaaaaaagcctAGCAGTTTAATCACTTAGGCTGCATTTAGTTCTTGGAGAAGTAACTTTCCTTGGCATTTCACTCAGCAAAATTAACAGTTTCTCATTTAGATCACAGGCCTTAAGATCCTGACAGAGGGCAAACTGAGCAGCCTACATTTCAGACCAAAACTGTTCCCCAAACAGTTCCTTTCTGGGTCCCGCTAGGTCTGAGGTGCTTGAAGAAAGAAATCCAGGGAGGCTGAGGATGGTCCAGATTTTCAAAGCACAGCCCAAATCCTCACAAAATGAGGAGGGAAAGGGCTCTCACAAGATAGCGGAACTTACAGGCGTGTTGCTGCTTCAGTAGAAGTTTCGTCTCCCTCAATCCTGTACACCTTCCCATACATGACATACTCAAATTGGTCAGCCCTGTGGAATAATAGGGGCAGTTATCCTTAAATACAGTTAACAAAAGTAATAGGCCCTTTAAAAAAATGGTGATTGGTAACTATATGCCAGCATCATAACACCACACACTTTCTAAATGTGATGTCATtcaatcctcacagcaaccctgtGAAATAGGTATGACCATCGATATGTTACTGGTGAGAAAAAACTAAGGTTGAAGGAGGTTAAGGTTATTCAACAAATAAGTGGTAGAGCTGAGATGTGAACTGAGTGGGCATCCAAAGCCTTTCCATCACACTAAACTCCCTCCCAAGACACAAGGTCCACAGAGCCTAGGTCATTCAGTGCTCATTTCCTCCACTATCAAAAAACGACAACTCACACTGTAATCACTGCTTCGGAAAAACACCTGGATGTCTGGATTCTTAAGTGCTACAGTTTCCTTAAGCTAACACAGAATCTGCTGATGACCATTTATTTCATGAATTAAGTAAGGGTCTTTCTATACACCTATCTACTTAGTCCTCAGGCACATTTCAGGTGCTCCCTTTTCCACCACCTCACCTGGAGGGCCTATCATCTGTGGGGTTGTATTCACCATCATCCAGAGTACCATCTTCATATAAGGTACTGGCTATGACCAACCGGAACTTGTCACCTGAAAATAACAGCGATATCAGAGGCTGAAGAACAGCTGAGATGACAAAAAGCCTCCTGCTGTTTGTGTTCAATACTTACCCAAGTCTACAGGGTAAATCTGAATGTTTACATCAAGGATGAGGTCCATCTTGAAAGATTCACTCTCACAATGCAGCCGAGACACTGGAGGGGAAGAGAGGCAGAAGTTAATTGCCTGTGGCCCAGGGCAGACCCGACAGGGCAAGGCAGACAGGTACTTCAGGGGACTGGATGCAATACAACACTCAGTCTAATGCAGTCTGTATCCACTGGCCTCTCGTCTGTTCTCACAGAAGTGCAGGCTCGATCAATCACACATGCAAGAATGAAAGGGGAGACAACCTGTGGCCAGTGGACAGAatccacagaaaagaatgaaagatccTCTGGCAATAAATAATATTCAGGTTCTAGGCCAACCTAGGTGATTAAGAAACAACCTGATTTGGGGCAAGGTATTCATTCATCCTACGGTTTCCTCTTCCTGTGTCAGGGGCTGTGCTAAGGGGATTGATTATCAAGATGTGTAAAAACTGGTGTTTGTCCCGAAGAACGTATCAGTGTCCAGGCAAAGGAAGAGACACCCAGGAATTACTGATAAACGACAGACTAAAGAGGTGTATACCAAGCAGTCAACTCTTAAACTCCAAGAGGATTTTACAAAGAGCTAAAGCCTCTGAGGAATGGGATGTGAAGTCGGATAATTCACTGTACAACCTTGGGTGGGCTGCTTAGCCTCTCAGAGCAAAACGGGTAAGACACCGCCTACTCTTGGAATAGAAGAAGTGAGACAAAGTATGTGTAAAGTTTACTGTACAGAGCCTAGTCCAGAGTGGGGAGCGATTAGAAAATATGCCTGGAGTCCACCAGCACCAGGAGAAAAGGCCACCCAGGCACCGAGCACAGCTTGTGTGAAACCAGGGAGAGCTCGGGAAGCTCCGTTTTCTTATCTATACATTTCTCGAGAGAGGTCCCCACACCAGGACCCGCCGGTAGGGAAAGGCCACGCGAAAGTTGGGTGGACAAGCGGCCTGGGGGCGTGTACCCGAGGTGATTAGCCCCTTCCCCCAAACCGCCCCTCCGAACCTTGCTTACCTCGGTCAAACTTTTTGCCTTCCGGGTCAATGTCTTTTACATCAAAAATATCCTCAAACAGGATGCCCGCCATGGTGAGGGGGCCACGAGAGTAGCAGAGGGACTGAGCGCGCGACCACGACGACTAGGGGTAGCGCACCCCCTCGCGTGGAGGAAAAGAGAGGCGCTAAGAAGACGCAGCGCTGGGACCGCCGCAGCAAATGAATAGAATAACGCATGCGCACAGACGAGCTGTGAGGCGGCCACTTCCGCTGCCTAGCTCTCGGGGCTTCTTAACTTCCGCCCCGAACGATGGTTTCCGAGAGGTTTCAAAATTGAGGGCTGGTTTCGGGTCCAGAAAACCCAGCCCGGGGCGGTGACACGCTAGGTCCCACCTCCGACCGAGGTGGCGTCGCGTCCGGCTCTCTCCCGAGGCTCTACTGCGCCCTCTTCAGAAGCCGGGTCTGGAAGACTGGAATGCTCAAGGGGCCTGCCCCAGCCAGGGACCTTGATCCTTGGCCCAGAGAAGCCCGGCCCCTGCCCTACCCTGCCCGTCCGCGAGCCCGCCGAGGTCACAGTCCGCACGGAGGGCGAGGGGAGCAGCACCCCGCCCCCAGGGCGCTGACCCGGCTGGGCGCAAAACCCAGCCCTTCCAGCTGGCACCCAGGCCGGCCCGGGCCGGCTCTTCCCAGCTGGATGTCACCTGAGCCGGGTCCCTCCAGTTTGGGAATTTGCCATGATGTCACCATGGGGAAGAAGGAAGCCTGCACCGTCCCCTTCCCTGCTCTCTTCCCTCACACACCCCCTTCAGCAGGGCATTAACTCCAAACCCACTGCCCTCCTCGAGCCCTGCCCCTTAAGCTCTGTTCTTCCCTTTCCCCTACCACGGTCCTCTCCTAGACAAGCTCTCCTACGTGCCTCTTCATCCCGGCACTGCCCTGTCCTACAGATACCACGTCTTTCTTTACATTGCCCCTTCCTCTAGGGTGCCGGCTCTCACACCGGCACCTCCTGGGCACTGCTCCCTCACTCGGGAGCCCCCTGCGACCTCCCGCGCGCCCCTTCACCCCGGCGCTGCTCCTCCTGCACACTGCCTGTTTCCTGGGCACTGGCCTCTCCTGACGCTCTCCCTGACGCTGCTCATACACCTGTGCTCACCCTCTCTGGCTCTGTGCTCCGGACCCTCATAGAGAACGCAGAGCCCCAGCAGGCCGTGTTCCCCCATGGCGGCTGGACGTCAGCACCTACTCCGGTTTCTCTTTGGGCCTTGACAGGGAGAAGCGACCTCTGTCCCCCCCACGCCCGCCTCCCAGGCACCTAGACCTCCCTTCCCTCTGGCCTCACCCATTCccgttccctccccacccccgcactAGCCGAAGGCCAGGTGGCTCCAAGTGCACCTCCCTGCGGGTGCTTCGGGGGGACCcgcaaagaaaggaaggagaaaggagggggatgacagagaccGAGGGTCCTAGTTCCAAGCAACCCCCACCTCTGGGCCTAGCGACCCCCTCCGAGTTCCCGCCGGCTTTGTTTTTCATCCCCCAGCAGAGTACAGGGACCTTGCCTGGCCAGTCACCGTTGGCCCCTCCGGAGAAGCAAGAGAGGGGACCGCCCCTGAGGGATTCGGCCCGAAATCTGATTTAGACGGCTCGGCCGCCCCCTTCCCCAGGCCCTACCGAGCCCTGGCGTGTCCAGCCCCTCCCGACCCGGCGCGCCAAGCCGCGGCCGCGGTCCGGCCTCTCCACGTGCCAGCGGACCCGCCCCCCGCCCTGGCCCGGGACGCCCCTCTCAGCCACCGGCCTCCACCGAGTGGGGTCGCGGGCTCGCGCGTCGCCCGCGCCCCCTGCCGTCTCTTCCGAGCCCGGGAGACGGCCCCTACGCGGACCCCGGCCCGGCAGGGCCCGCTCCCTCGGAGGGGCCGGCGGGCGGAGCAGCGCCGAGGGCACCGCCCTCGGCCCGCCCGCCTAGGAGGGGACGCGAGCGGGAGGCTGTGCCAGCGGCGCCCGCCCGGGGCCCGCCGCACTCTGCACTCGGCCGCCCCGGCTGCGGGGACGGGACGGCTGTGGGCGCGGGCTCCGCGGGCCGGGAATCGAGCCGGGCCAGAGCCCAAGCCGCGGCGGGAGGCCAGAGGGCTGTGAGCGGAGATGGCGGCGgctgcggcgggggcggcggcggaggAAGGGATGGAGCCGCGG
Proteins encoded:
- the THPO gene encoding thrombopoietin → MELTELLLVVILLLTARLTLSSPAPPACDPRLLNKLLRDSHVLHSRLSQCPDISPLSTPVLLPAVDFSLGEWKTQTEQTKAQDVLGTTTLLLEAVMAARGQLGPTCLSSLLVQLSGQVRLLLGALQGLLGTQLPPQGRTTAHRDPSAIFLSFQQLLRGKVRFLLLVVGPTLCAKWTPPTTAVPGSISPLLTLNKLPNRTSGLLETNSSVSARTTGFGLLNRLQGFRAKIPGLLNQTSRSLGQIPGHLNGTQGPLSGIHGLFPGPSPRALGTPDIPLGTSDMGSLPPYLQPGDSSSPAPPSPGQYTLFSPSPTSPIPMVQLQSLLPDPSAITPNSSSSLLVAARSHFQNLSQEE
- the POLR2H gene encoding DNA-directed RNA polymerases I, II, and III subunit RPABC3 isoform X3, yielding MDLILDVNIQIYPVDLGDKFRLVIASTLYEDGTLDDGEYNPTDDRPSRADQFEYVMYGKVYRIEGDETSTEAATRLSAYVSYGGLLMRLQGDANNLHGFEVDSRVYLLMKKLAF
- the POLR2H gene encoding DNA-directed RNA polymerases I, II, and III subunit RPABC3 isoform X2, whose translation is MAGILFEDIFDVKDIDPEGKKFDRVSRLHCESESFKMDLILDVNIQIYPVDLGDKFRLVIASTLYEDGTLDDGEYNPTDDRPSSSAYVSYGGLLMRLQGDANNLHGFEVDSRVYLLMKKLAF
- the POLR2H gene encoding DNA-directed RNA polymerases I, II, and III subunit RPABC3 isoform X1; translation: MAGILFEDIFDVKDIDPEGKKFDRVSRLHCESESFKMDLILDVNIQIYPVDLGDKFRLVIASTLYEDGTLDDGEYNPTDDRPSRADQFEYVMYGKVYRIEGDETSTEAATRLSAYVSYGGLLMRLQGDANNLHGFEVDSRVYLLMKKLAF